A window of Micromonospora sp. WMMC415 genomic DNA:
ATTACCGCGATTGAAACTGGGCAGCTATTGCCGGCTCCGACGAACAATCGTCAGGTGCCACATTCCAACATTTCATCGTCACCGCAGGGGCGTCGGTGTTCGCCCCTCGAGGCGGATGATGTGCTCGGCGAGTGCGGTCTCGGTGGGGTCGTGGCTGGCGATGACCACCGCCGCGCCGGCGGCGACGCGTTCGGCGAGCAGGTCGTGGACCTGTCGCCGGCTGCCGGTGTCGAGGGCGGTTGTCGGTTCGTCCAGGACGTAGATGTCGGCGTGCTGCACGAGCGTCTGCGCGATGAGGGTGCGCTGGCGCTGGCCGCCGGAGAGTTCGCGGAGCCGCCGGCGGGCCAGGTGGGCGATGTCCAGCCTCTGCATGATCTTCGCTACCGATGCGCGGTCGTCCCGGCTGAGGCGGTGGCGCAGGGTGAACCGTCCGATCTGCACACATTCGGCGACGGTCAGCGGCAGGGCGTCGATGTCGCTGGTGCGCTGCGGCAGCAGGGCGAGGCGGGTGCCCGGTCGACGGTGGACGCGTCCTTCGGTGGGCTGTGTGACGCCCGCCAGTAGGTGCAGCAGCGTGCTCTTGCCGGTGCCGTTCGCGCCGGTGAGGGCCAGCATGGATCCGGCTTCGGCCCGCAGGCTCACGTCGTGCAGGACGGGAACGTCGGCGTAGCGGAAGCCGATGTGCTCGGCGGTCAGGACATCGGCGCTCAACACATCCCCTTAACAACAATGGTTGTCATTTCAGTATAGTCGACCGGGTGATGTCGTCCCTGATCGAGCCGTTCACCGTCTCCTTCGTCGTCCGTGCGCTCGTCGGTGGCGTGCTGCTGGCCGCGGCGTGCGCGCTGGTCGGCGTGTGGGTGATCGCCCGCGGGATGACGTTCCTGGGGGAGGCGATGAGCCACGGCATGCTGCCGGGAGTGGCGATCGCGTCGATCGTCGGCGGGAACCTCGTGGTCGGCGCCGCTGCCAGCGCCTTCGCCATGGCGGCCGGGGTCAACGCCCTTCGGCACAGCCGGGAGTTCGGGCGGGACACCAGCATCGGGCTGCTGTTCGTGGGGATGCTTTCGGTCGGGGTCATCATCGTGTCGCACTCGCGGTCGTTCGCGACCGACCTGACGGCCTTCCTGTTCGGCGACGTACTCGCGATCCGGCAGCCCGACCTGCTGATGCTGGCCGCGGCCGTCGCCGTGGTCGCGGCGGTCACCGCCGCGTGCTACCGGCCGTTCCTCGCGTTGACCTTCGACCCACGTAAGGCCCGGACACTGGGTTTGCGACCGGACCTGGCCAACGCGGTGATGCTGGCGCTGCTGACCGTCACGATGGCGGTCGCCTTCAGCGTGGTCGGCACGCTGCTCGCCTTCGGCATGCTGATCGCGCCGTCGGCGGCGGCCATGCTGGTGGCGCGCCGGCTGCCCGCGGTGATGCTGGCCAGCTTCGTGATCGGCTCGGCCGCCACCCTGGTCGGCCTGTGGATCTCCTGGTACGCCGCGACCGCCGCCGGCGCCACGATCGCCGCCGTCGCCGTGCTGATCTTCTTCGCGATTCTCGGTGCACGCCGGGTCACGACCGCGCTGGGTCGACGCCGGGCGCCGGGCCCGAACCCCTCACTGGAAGGAATTTCGTGATCGTCACCAACGTCAGGGGCCTCGCCGCTGCCGCCGCCCTGGGTGTCACGCTCGCGGTGTCCGCGTGCGGCTCGTCGGGTGATCCGCCGGCCGCCGAGGAGACGCCGCACGGCTACGTCGCCGGTGCCGAGGAGGTGGCCGAGGCCCAGTCCGCCATCGCGTACCTGACCCGCGGGGCCCGGCGGCTGCACCTGCTCGATCTGGCCACCGGGTCGGAGAGGGAGGTCGGCCTCTCGCTCGGTGCGGAGCGGATCACCGAGGACGGCCGTTTCGTCTACGCCGACGACGGCAACCGAGAACTCGAGGTCGTCGACGCCGGCGTCTGGACCGTCGATCACACCGACCACGTCCACTACTACCGGGCGCCGGCCCGCTCGGTCGGCACTCTGACGCTCGACGCGCCGATAACCACGGTCGCCGGCTTCGAGGCCCACACCACCATCGGTACGGCCGACGGGATGGTCACCGTGCTCGACCGCCGGGAACTCGAAGCCGGCAAGGTCGCCACCCTCGCCACGATCGACTCTCGCAGCACCACCGCACTGGCCGTGCCGTACGCGGATCAGCTTCTCGTCGCCGTCGGCGACGATCCCGGCCGGCCGGCGAACCGGATCGTCGCGATGAACGAGCGCGGCGAACCGACCGGCGCCCTGGAGGCGCCCTGCGC
This region includes:
- the aztA gene encoding zinc ABC transporter ATP-binding protein AztA, yielding MLSADVLTAEHIGFRYADVPVLHDVSLRAEAGSMLALTGANGTGKSTLLHLLAGVTQPTEGRVHRRPGTRLALLPQRTSDIDALPLTVAECVQIGRFTLRHRLSRDDRASVAKIMQRLDIAHLARRRLRELSGGQRQRTLIAQTLVQHADIYVLDEPTTALDTGSRRQVHDLLAERVAAGAAVVIASHDPTETALAEHIIRLEGRTPTPLR
- the aztB gene encoding zinc ABC transporter permease AztB is translated as MSSLIEPFTVSFVVRALVGGVLLAAACALVGVWVIARGMTFLGEAMSHGMLPGVAIASIVGGNLVVGAAASAFAMAAGVNALRHSREFGRDTSIGLLFVGMLSVGVIIVSHSRSFATDLTAFLFGDVLAIRQPDLLMLAAAVAVVAAVTAACYRPFLALTFDPRKARTLGLRPDLANAVMLALLTVTMAVAFSVVGTLLAFGMLIAPSAAAMLVARRLPAVMLASFVIGSAATLVGLWISWYAATAAGATIAAVAVLIFFAILGARRVTTALGRRRAPGPNPSLEGIS